In Chryseobacterium camelliae, one DNA window encodes the following:
- a CDS encoding penicillin-binding protein 1A has product MEENKQNTGSRGKTFPLPPKKKKDTSWKKWARLIWVGLIVVVLGISGLFFAVSQGFLGEMPDVKELENPDIYVASEIYSADGVLLGKFEKEKTQPIAYKDLPPYLIYALQAKEDERFKEHSGIDLQSVARAVVYGGGRGGGSTITQQLAKLLFTGTASQNKLQRGFQKLKEWVVAVSLEKRYTKEEIVTLYFNKFDFLYNANGIEMASKIYFNKTTSQLTLPEAAMFVAMLENPVKNNPMRNPERAKERRNVVLEQMLKTGYIDQETYNKAIETPISLDYHPIKNISDDYSAYYKFYLKKEIDEYLKEYEKANGKKLNLYKDGLKIYVTLDSKMQKYAEESIKEHLTDLQKRFDAEQRGRKTRPFYYISSKQINDIMVQAMKRTGRYKQLKAAGVSEDSIMMEFHKPIKTSRFTWNGEEEVEMSPWDSIRYHKQIAQAGLMSMVPATGEIKAWVGGIDWQHFQYDHIKQGKRQVGSTFKPFVYATAIMKLGMTPCSVVSNASFNKGTYHVPGRGGMITLKDALAHSQNPVALRLAEMAGTQSVIQTARDLGVTEDISTSLPMALGSSDITIYEMLGAYSTFANYGNYNKPEMIWRIEDANGRIIKEVNVEPKEVMNPLYAYTMIELMKGVAQYGTASGELGRKGISKSIEIAGKTGTTQNNSDGWFMGIVPKLATGTWVGWEDRATHFLGTGEGQGAKMALPIWAIYMKKVWADKSLKVSPDDKFVKPSEWKDGCSDLKGLRSGYGDDGGLQTLDEIKNPKPVEPSKSSSDKKEENVNENLNKGEDVDFNK; this is encoded by the coding sequence ATGGAAGAAAACAAGCAAAATACGGGAAGCAGAGGAAAAACATTCCCGCTTCCTCCCAAAAAGAAAAAAGACACCTCATGGAAAAAATGGGCAAGGCTAATCTGGGTCGGGCTTATTGTGGTTGTCTTAGGGATTTCAGGGCTTTTTTTCGCAGTTTCGCAAGGATTCCTTGGCGAAATGCCTGATGTAAAAGAACTTGAAAACCCTGATATTTATGTGGCCTCTGAAATCTATTCTGCAGACGGCGTACTTCTGGGTAAATTTGAAAAAGAAAAAACGCAGCCCATTGCGTATAAAGACCTTCCTCCCTATCTTATATACGCCCTTCAGGCCAAAGAGGATGAACGGTTTAAAGAACACTCCGGGATAGACCTTCAGTCCGTTGCCAGAGCTGTAGTATACGGCGGAGGAAGAGGTGGTGGATCTACGATTACCCAACAGCTGGCCAAGTTGCTTTTTACCGGTACTGCATCCCAGAACAAGCTGCAAAGAGGCTTCCAGAAGCTTAAGGAATGGGTAGTTGCCGTAAGCCTTGAGAAAAGATACACCAAAGAGGAAATCGTTACTTTATATTTTAACAAGTTTGACTTCCTGTATAATGCTAACGGCATCGAAATGGCGTCGAAGATTTACTTTAACAAGACGACCAGCCAGCTTACCTTACCAGAGGCAGCCATGTTTGTGGCCATGCTGGAAAACCCGGTGAAAAACAATCCGATGAGGAATCCGGAAAGAGCCAAGGAAAGGAGGAATGTAGTGCTGGAACAAATGCTGAAAACGGGATATATCGATCAGGAAACTTATAATAAGGCGATAGAAACACCTATCTCCCTGGATTACCACCCGATTAAAAACATCAGCGATGACTATTCCGCATACTACAAGTTTTATCTTAAAAAGGAAATCGACGAGTATCTTAAGGAGTATGAAAAGGCAAACGGGAAGAAACTCAATCTATACAAAGACGGGCTTAAAATTTATGTTACCCTTGACTCCAAAATGCAGAAGTATGCGGAAGAATCGATCAAGGAACATTTAACAGACTTGCAGAAAAGGTTCGATGCAGAACAGAGAGGCCGTAAGACCCGTCCGTTCTATTACATCAGCAGCAAACAGATCAATGATATCATGGTTCAGGCCATGAAAAGAACGGGTCGTTATAAGCAGCTCAAAGCTGCCGGTGTTTCTGAAGATTCTATCATGATGGAATTCCATAAACCTATCAAAACATCACGCTTTACCTGGAACGGTGAGGAAGAGGTGGAAATGTCACCTTGGGACTCTATCCGTTATCATAAGCAGATTGCACAGGCAGGACTTATGTCTATGGTTCCTGCAACCGGTGAGATCAAAGCCTGGGTAGGTGGTATCGACTGGCAGCATTTCCAATATGACCACATCAAGCAGGGTAAAAGACAGGTAGGTTCAACCTTCAAACCTTTCGTTTACGCCACTGCAATTATGAAATTAGGAATGACTCCTTGTTCGGTAGTTTCTAATGCCAGCTTCAACAAAGGCACCTATCATGTTCCTGGAAGAGGTGGCATGATTACGCTGAAAGATGCACTCGCTCATTCCCAGAACCCTGTAGCACTAAGGCTTGCTGAAATGGCCGGTACACAAAGTGTGATCCAAACAGCAAGAGATCTTGGGGTAACAGAGGATATTTCCACAAGTCTACCGATGGCATTGGGTTCTTCAGATATTACCATTTACGAAATGCTTGGAGCCTACAGTACATTTGCCAATTATGGAAATTACAATAAACCGGAAATGATCTGGAGGATTGAAGATGCAAACGGAAGGATCATAAAAGAGGTAAATGTTGAGCCGAAAGAAGTTATGAACCCTCTGTATGCTTATACCATGATTGAACTGATGAAAGGTGTAGCACAGTATGGTACGGCTTCCGGAGAATTAGGAAGGAAAGGAATCTCTAAAAGCATAGAAATTGCCGGTAAAACGGGAACTACCCAGAACAACTCAGACGGTTGGTTCATGGGAATTGTTCCGAAGCTTGCTACCGGAACATGGGTAGGCTGGGAAGATCGTGCCACCCACTTCCTGGGAACAGGAGAAGGACAGGGAGCCAAAATGGCTTTACCGATCTGGGCCATCTACATGAAAAAAGTATGGGCAGACAAAAGCCTGAAAGTTTCCCCGGATGACAAATTTGTGAAACCATCAGAATGGAAGGACGGATGTTCCGACCTGAAAGGCCTGCGTTCCGGATACGGAGACGACGGAGGACTTCAGACCCTGGATGAAATTAAAAATCCTAAACCTGTTGAACCATCCAAATCTTCTTCAGACAAAAAAGAGGAAAACGTGAATGAAAATCTTAACAAAGGAGAAGACGTAGACTTTAACAAATAA
- a CDS encoding DUF6080 domain-containing protein: protein MSKFKTKFVDFIKLTFPSSGSELLIFLFFLLSYGYLGTYIALNYRIIFDDRIPWDAYFSFDNRSIVMTGGSFERHPLSYYFFNWMRIIALWVSDGKTDAIFRLVLAWFSNIAVSLSVLQVFKYLKNIISLPLTMSILLALFFGLFSTTMILSFTPENFTYTLFLLTLYNHYSAKQLKNEKKISVFAMAASGIAIGGITITNIVKVFIPVPFEKGLYRSWKKLGNATLRIAVTCICFVLLYLNRINFNYHNIFNKTSEQYEKFSNVHSTPLWDMVMSYFFGGNILFSNFIIRDKHNMKGFEFKGLIMDVYSSWIPYIFITALLLLVFWSYFKNFGNRMVQVLMISFLFDISIHCFLKFGLHTGYIYGGHFVFVYPLLLGWLLYSYRKSPACLSSFMLVIALLLVYLACNNIYRMSEFFWFLDLYYA from the coding sequence GTGTCAAAATTCAAAACAAAATTCGTTGATTTTATAAAGCTGACATTCCCTTCATCAGGTAGTGAGCTTCTTATATTCCTGTTCTTCCTGTTATCATATGGTTACCTGGGAACTTATATTGCCCTCAATTACAGAATCATTTTTGATGACAGAATCCCTTGGGATGCTTATTTCAGTTTTGACAACCGTTCTATTGTAATGACCGGAGGAAGTTTTGAAAGGCATCCCCTGTCTTATTATTTCTTTAACTGGATGAGAATTATAGCCTTGTGGGTATCTGACGGAAAAACAGATGCCATTTTCCGGTTGGTATTAGCCTGGTTCAGTAATATTGCAGTCTCACTTAGTGTCCTTCAGGTGTTTAAATACCTTAAGAATATCATCAGCCTGCCTCTAACTATGAGTATCTTGCTGGCTTTATTTTTCGGGTTATTTTCAACGACCATGATCCTTTCATTTACTCCTGAAAACTTTACCTATACGTTGTTTTTACTGACTTTATACAACCATTATTCAGCAAAACAGTTAAAGAATGAAAAAAAGATTTCTGTTTTTGCCATGGCTGCTTCAGGCATTGCTATAGGCGGAATAACCATCACCAATATCGTAAAGGTTTTTATCCCGGTCCCGTTCGAGAAGGGATTATATAGAAGCTGGAAGAAACTAGGCAATGCGACCTTAAGAATTGCCGTTACCTGCATATGTTTTGTCCTGTTATACCTGAACAGGATCAACTTCAATTACCATAATATCTTCAATAAAACCAGCGAGCAGTATGAGAAGTTTTCTAACGTCCATTCAACGCCGCTCTGGGATATGGTCATGTCATATTTTTTTGGAGGGAATATCCTGTTTTCGAATTTTATCATTCGTGATAAACACAATATGAAAGGATTTGAATTCAAGGGATTGATTATGGATGTCTATTCATCCTGGATACCCTACATTTTCATAACGGCTTTATTGCTGCTGGTTTTCTGGAGCTATTTTAAAAATTTCGGCAACAGAATGGTTCAGGTGCTGATGATTTCCTTCCTTTTTGATATTTCAATCCATTGCTTTTTAAAGTTCGGCCTGCATACAGGATATATTTATGGAGGGCACTTTGTCTTTGTGTATCCTCTTTTGTTGGGATGGCTGCTGTACAGCTACAGGAAATCACCGGCCTGCTTATCATCCTTTATGTTGGTAATTGCGCTTCTTCTGGTATATCTGGCCTGCAATAATATCTACCGGATGTCTGAATTTTTCTGGTTTTTGGATCTGTATTATGCATAA
- a CDS encoding T9SS-dependent choice-of-anchor J family protein, giving the protein MKKLLLSLSVLLSGIAAHAQTTLLNEGFETYTNFAITGFGNWLTLDLDGLNTYTGGGPVINGSTSWSPNWANAGDPMAFQIFNLSASNATNNLTATPGVDEEVRDFTPHSGQKCAVSWAGVPAGSVTANNDWLISPPVTLGTSSNVLTLWVKALSPSYNESYRIGVYVGNGTPTSSANFTIISSPALSTATYANWQQITRSLDAYAGQTVRIGIQYASADKYMLMVDDVKITASGTLGTNEASSKSKSLSIYPNPAKGEVNIKTDKKIKSSSVLDISGRTVLSSTAQKVDVSSLPKGTYMLQVEFADGTSSAEKLIKE; this is encoded by the coding sequence ATGAAAAAACTTCTACTATCTTTAAGCGTATTGCTATCAGGAATAGCTGCTCATGCCCAAACAACATTGCTCAATGAGGGATTTGAAACTTACACTAATTTTGCCATTACCGGTTTTGGAAATTGGCTGACTTTAGATCTTGATGGCTTGAATACTTATACCGGTGGTGGACCGGTAATTAATGGATCTACTAGCTGGAGTCCAAACTGGGCTAATGCCGGAGATCCTATGGCTTTTCAGATTTTTAATCTTTCAGCCAGTAATGCTACCAATAATCTTACTGCTACCCCAGGTGTTGATGAAGAAGTAAGGGATTTCACGCCACATAGTGGACAAAAATGCGCTGTGTCCTGGGCGGGAGTACCGGCAGGAAGTGTTACGGCAAATAATGACTGGTTAATCTCCCCTCCTGTAACGTTGGGAACCAGTTCTAATGTACTCACTCTTTGGGTAAAGGCTCTTTCACCTTCTTATAATGAAAGCTACAGAATCGGAGTTTATGTTGGTAATGGAACGCCGACCTCTTCAGCGAACTTTACGATCATCTCATCACCTGCTCTTTCAACTGCTACTTATGCGAACTGGCAACAAATAACGCGCAGCCTTGATGCCTACGCAGGACAAACCGTTAGAATCGGTATTCAATATGCATCTGCCGATAAATATATGTTAATGGTTGATGATGTGAAAATCACGGCTTCTGGAACCCTTGGAACAAACGAAGCAAGCTCAAAATCAAAATCCCTAAGCATCTATCCTAATCCTGCTAAAGGAGAGGTAAATATCAAAACAGATAAGAAGATCAAATCTTCTTCGGTGCTTGATATTTCAGGAAGAACAGTACTGAGTTCAACTGCACAGAAAGTAGATGTCTCTTCCCTTCCAAAAGGAACCTATATGCTGCAGGTTGAATTTGCAGACGGAACATCATCTGCAGAAAAGCTAATTAAAGAATAG
- a CDS encoding PSP1 domain-containing protein: protein MSCGCKTSGDSAHSCGPKKTASGCENVNTCGNSYKLSVFDWLSNINNPAPNRCDFVEVRFKNDRKSFYKNVNNIPLHIGSVVTVESSPGHDVGVVSLTGELVKIQMKKKRFSEESALKIYRQSNQKDIEVWQEARKKEDSVKIEARKIAHRLGLEMKVTDVEYQGDASKVTFYYTADNRVDFRQLIKDYAAAFRTKIDMKQIGFRQEAAKVGGIGSCGRELCCSTWLTDFRSVNTNVARYQQLSINPQKLAGQCGKLKCCLNYELDSYLDALHDFPPSSTTLETEKGKAFCIKIDVFKKKMWFAYVENSIAWYDFDIDLVKKLISKNKRGEKALPLEELKQPETSFQSIDLIQENNVDRFEKKKSRNRNKPNNNNQQNQGQRKSRPEKSENPNSQSGNRQPKPQQQQQKVQKTQPEKTEVSNSADKKPAKKNFKKKYPPKKDRNA from the coding sequence ATGAGTTGTGGATGCAAAACATCCGGCGATTCTGCCCATTCATGCGGACCAAAGAAAACCGCGAGTGGCTGTGAAAATGTAAATACCTGTGGTAATAGTTATAAATTAAGTGTTTTCGACTGGCTGTCTAACATCAACAACCCCGCTCCCAACAGGTGCGATTTTGTAGAAGTTAGATTCAAAAATGACAGAAAATCGTTTTATAAAAATGTCAATAATATTCCGTTACATATAGGTAGTGTAGTCACAGTAGAATCAAGCCCGGGACACGATGTAGGCGTAGTAAGCCTCACCGGAGAATTAGTAAAGATTCAGATGAAAAAGAAGAGATTTTCAGAAGAATCTGCACTTAAAATATACCGACAGTCTAACCAAAAAGATATCGAAGTCTGGCAGGAGGCCAGAAAAAAAGAGGATAGCGTAAAAATAGAAGCCCGAAAAATCGCACACAGGCTCGGACTTGAAATGAAAGTTACCGATGTTGAGTATCAGGGTGATGCTTCAAAAGTAACCTTCTATTACACAGCCGATAACCGTGTTGATTTCAGGCAGCTGATCAAAGATTATGCTGCTGCATTCAGAACAAAAATCGATATGAAACAGATCGGTTTCAGGCAGGAGGCGGCTAAAGTAGGCGGTATCGGATCCTGCGGAAGGGAACTCTGCTGTTCTACCTGGCTTACGGATTTCCGTTCCGTAAACACCAATGTAGCCCGCTACCAGCAGCTCAGTATCAACCCGCAAAAGCTTGCAGGCCAGTGCGGAAAGCTGAAATGTTGTCTTAATTACGAGCTGGACAGTTACCTGGATGCCCTGCACGATTTCCCGCCTTCGTCTACCACTTTGGAAACAGAAAAAGGAAAAGCCTTCTGTATTAAGATCGACGTTTTCAAAAAGAAAATGTGGTTTGCCTATGTAGAAAACTCTATCGCATGGTATGATTTTGATATAGACCTGGTAAAAAAACTGATTTCGAAAAACAAAAGGGGTGAAAAAGCGCTTCCTCTTGAAGAACTGAAACAGCCTGAAACGTCTTTCCAGAGCATTGACCTGATTCAAGAGAATAATGTTGACCGCTTTGAGAAAAAGAAAAGCAGAAACAGAAACAAACCGAATAATAATAATCAGCAGAATCAAGGCCAGAGAAAAAGCAGGCCTGAAAAGTCTGAAAATCCTAATTCACAGTCCGGTAACCGACAGCCTAAACCTCAGCAACAGCAGCAAAAGGTGCAGAAAACACAGCCTGAAAAAACAGAGGTGAGCAATAGTGCTGATAAAAAACCGGCAAAGAAAAACTTCAAAAAGAAATATCCTCCTAAAAAAGACAGAAATGCGTAA
- a CDS encoding gliding motility lipoprotein GldH yields the protein MLGLLPLVLFFSCHAPEGDIKMNSIDNKWNKKSEQKFNLEITDPQNPKNIIFVVRNNNDYPYSNIRFIVNFTNLQNKKKETDTLNYVLAKPNGEWLGTGFGDTKETLFQYRLNYRFPSKGKYEIGLIQAMRNDTLPGIEDVGVKIETAKP from the coding sequence ATGTTGGGATTATTACCGCTTGTCCTTTTCTTTAGCTGTCATGCTCCGGAAGGAGATATTAAGATGAATTCCATTGATAATAAGTGGAATAAGAAAAGTGAACAGAAATTTAATCTTGAGATTACAGATCCGCAGAATCCTAAAAATATTATATTTGTCGTAAGAAATAACAATGATTACCCTTACAGCAATATAAGGTTTATTGTCAATTTCACCAATCTTCAGAATAAGAAAAAGGAGACGGATACATTGAATTATGTTCTTGCCAAACCTAATGGCGAATGGCTGGGAACAGGATTCGGAGATACTAAGGAAACCCTTTTTCAATATCGGCTGAATTACCGTTTTCCGTCCAAAGGAAAATATGAAATCGGCCTTATCCAGGCAATGAGGAATGATACACTGCCAGGAATTGAAGATGTTGGCGTAAAAATAGAAACGGCTAAACCGTAA
- a CDS encoding c-type cytochrome — protein MISWRKHYKKTLIAIGLLLSTSASIYGQDGDPKNGEKLFKANCTACHALDKQVVGPPLKGVVERVKTEGGVDKDWLHKWIKNNKELRASGDKYANEIFEKYNKTEMQVFPNLSDKDIDDILAYTTNPPAPEPATTDAAKDTAAAGTANAAPQSSTTTNIVIISLLAIAGLLVWILLKLRQLVKLGQSEELSGLNETRVRSFREIYEKYHYVGKALLAILAILAAYGVWNWLMWIGVYKGYKPEQPIYFSHKIHAGEQKIDCQLCHSSAKYGKVSEIPSMNVCMNCHRTISEYNADHYMEPGKDKAFYDGEIQKIYAATGWDAQKQQYTGKTQPVEWTRIHNMPDFVYFNHAQHVVAGEQAIINSFNKKNPNNKIDVVCKACHGKIDTMNVVQMANDFTMGWCIECHRTTEVDMNNGYNKEYFKNLHEKLKKQYPKDGGKITVDAIGGIECGKCHY, from the coding sequence ATGATTAGTTGGAGAAAGCATTATAAAAAAACGTTGATTGCAATAGGACTATTGTTATCAACCAGTGCTTCAATTTACGGGCAAGACGGCGATCCTAAAAACGGCGAGAAACTTTTCAAAGCGAATTGTACGGCATGTCACGCGCTGGATAAACAAGTTGTAGGACCACCTCTTAAAGGGGTTGTAGAACGAGTGAAGACAGAAGGTGGTGTAGACAAAGATTGGCTTCACAAGTGGATCAAAAACAACAAAGAGCTCAGAGCTTCCGGAGACAAGTATGCCAATGAGATTTTTGAGAAGTACAACAAGACTGAAATGCAGGTCTTTCCTAATCTTTCAGACAAGGACATAGACGACATTTTAGCGTATACAACTAATCCTCCAGCACCGGAGCCGGCAACAACCGATGCTGCCAAAGACACAGCTGCTGCCGGAACGGCCAATGCAGCCCCACAAAGCTCTACTACTACCAATATAGTAATCATTTCACTTTTAGCGATTGCAGGACTTCTAGTCTGGATCTTGTTAAAACTAAGACAATTAGTAAAACTGGGTCAGTCTGAAGAATTATCCGGACTTAATGAGACCAGGGTTCGCTCTTTCCGTGAAATCTATGAAAAGTATCATTATGTAGGTAAGGCTTTACTGGCGATATTAGCCATCCTTGCTGCTTATGGCGTATGGAACTGGCTGATGTGGATCGGGGTTTACAAAGGCTACAAACCTGAACAACCAATCTACTTCTCGCACAAGATTCACGCAGGAGAACAGAAAATCGACTGTCAGCTATGTCACTCCAGTGCCAAGTACGGTAAAGTATCTGAAATCCCATCGATGAACGTTTGTATGAACTGTCACAGAACGATTTCCGAATACAATGCAGATCACTACATGGAGCCAGGAAAAGATAAGGCATTCTATGACGGGGAGATCCAGAAGATTTACGCAGCGACGGGCTGGGATGCTCAGAAACAGCAGTATACCGGTAAGACACAGCCGGTTGAATGGACCAGAATCCACAACATGCCGGATTTCGTATACTTTAACCATGCACAGCACGTAGTAGCCGGTGAACAGGCAATCATCAATTCTTTCAACAAAAAGAACCCTAATAACAAAATTGATGTGGTATGTAAAGCTTGTCACGGTAAAATAGATACCATGAATGTTGTTCAGATGGCCAATGACTTTACGATGGGATGGTGTATTGAGTGCCACAGAACTACTGAAGTTGATATGAACAACGGTTATAATAAAGAGTACTTCAAGAATCTACACGAAAAACTGAAAAAACAATACCCTAAAGACGGTGGTAAGATTACTGTAGATGCAATTGGAGGTATTGAATGTGGTAAATGTCATTATTAA
- a CDS encoding SPOR domain-containing protein, whose amino-acid sequence MRNLIKIFSVLSMLAFYTIDAQQIVKRDTLSGTELVMTMDSKVNAALESLEEKCSRTSGSSSVRDINDDSAFTKPTKIYVPNRELTNAEICRKNPRILGYKIQITTVKSNDEANEVKAYFRKRFPNLKVETDASLRPNYKILAGSYFTKQSAAGDLAKIREYFKSAAAVQYRIFCAEAK is encoded by the coding sequence ATGAGAAATTTGATCAAAATATTTTCAGTATTATCGATGCTTGCATTTTATACTATTGATGCACAACAGATTGTAAAACGAGATACATTGTCCGGTACTGAACTTGTCATGACTATGGATTCTAAAGTGAATGCAGCATTGGAAAGCCTGGAGGAAAAATGCTCTAGGACTTCCGGAAGCAGCTCTGTAAGAGACATTAACGATGACAGCGCCTTCACAAAACCAACTAAGATTTATGTCCCGAACCGGGAGCTTACCAATGCAGAAATCTGCAGGAAGAACCCTAGAATTTTAGGATATAAAATACAGATCACAACCGTGAAGAGCAATGACGAAGCCAATGAGGTAAAGGCTTATTTCAGAAAAAGGTTTCCCAATCTGAAAGTAGAAACCGATGCTTCCCTGAGGCCAAATTACAAAATTCTTGCAGGAAGCTATTTTACCAAGCAGAGCGCAGCCGGTGACCTTGCTAAAATAAGGGAGTATTTCAAGTCGGCAGCTGCAGTGCAGTACAGGATTTTCTGTGCAGAAGCCAAATAA
- a CDS encoding protein adenylyltransferase SelO, which produces MNTDLIQQPFIKKFPGDFSGNPVQRNTPKVLFATIPPAGFENPELIIFNHQLSGEIGLGKFEDKDLNFLAGTKLPENIQTYATAYAGHQFGNWAGQLGDGRAIFAGEITSADGKKTELQWKGAGATPYSRHADGRAVLRSSVREYLMSEAMYHLNVPTTRALSLAFTGEDVVRDMMYNGNPQKEKGAVVVRTAESFLRFGHFELLSAQREYTLLQQLADFTINNYFPEITSEGTEKYKDFFKRISERTADLMVEWLRVGFVHGVMNTDNMSVLGLTIDYGPYSMLDEYDLNFTPNTTDLPGRRYAFGQQGQIAQWNLWQLANALFPLINDEKFLEDTLNGYGDYFWASHDRMLCRKFGFDTLIEGDDEFFTNWQGLMHELQLDYTLFFSQLEKAKTGESLPKEAFESVSYAMLDDEKSSKLNHFLGVYQERLSKNIISRQESVDIMKATNPKFVLRNYLLYECIEEIDLGKTDLLKKLINALENPYQKLYPELCVKRPSGYDGVSGCSMLSCSS; this is translated from the coding sequence ATGAATACAGATCTGATACAACAACCTTTCATAAAAAAATTCCCGGGAGATTTTTCAGGGAATCCCGTGCAGAGAAATACCCCTAAAGTTTTGTTTGCAACAATTCCCCCGGCAGGTTTTGAAAACCCGGAACTGATTATTTTTAATCATCAGCTTTCCGGGGAAATAGGCTTGGGAAAATTTGAAGACAAAGACCTCAATTTCCTGGCCGGGACAAAACTTCCGGAAAATATACAGACTTATGCCACGGCCTATGCCGGACATCAATTTGGAAACTGGGCTGGACAACTGGGAGATGGCAGAGCAATCTTTGCCGGAGAAATCACCAGTGCGGATGGAAAGAAAACAGAGCTTCAGTGGAAAGGTGCCGGCGCCACTCCTTACTCACGGCATGCAGACGGAAGGGCCGTCCTCCGATCATCAGTACGGGAATACCTTATGAGTGAAGCGATGTACCACCTGAATGTTCCCACAACAAGAGCCTTAAGCCTGGCTTTCACAGGTGAAGACGTGGTACGTGACATGATGTACAATGGAAATCCTCAAAAAGAAAAAGGCGCTGTTGTAGTCCGTACCGCAGAGAGCTTCCTTCGTTTCGGGCATTTTGAACTGCTGTCTGCCCAGAGGGAATACACATTGTTGCAGCAGCTTGCAGATTTCACGATTAACAATTACTTTCCTGAAATTACGTCCGAAGGCACTGAAAAATACAAAGACTTCTTTAAAAGAATCTCTGAACGTACTGCTGACCTTATGGTGGAATGGCTTCGGGTAGGCTTTGTACACGGCGTCATGAATACCGATAATATGTCCGTCCTGGGGCTTACTATCGATTATGGTCCATACTCCATGCTGGATGAATATGATCTCAATTTTACCCCTAATACAACCGACCTTCCGGGAAGAAGATATGCTTTCGGTCAACAGGGGCAGATTGCTCAATGGAACTTATGGCAACTGGCCAATGCGCTGTTCCCGCTGATCAATGATGAAAAGTTTTTGGAGGATACCCTGAATGGCTATGGCGATTACTTCTGGGCATCGCATGACCGTATGCTGTGCAGGAAGTTCGGTTTTGATACATTGATAGAAGGCGATGATGAATTTTTCACCAACTGGCAGGGGCTTATGCATGAACTACAGCTGGACTATACCCTGTTTTTCAGCCAACTTGAAAAGGCAAAAACTGGAGAAAGTTTACCAAAAGAAGCTTTTGAATCTGTTTCTTATGCTATGCTCGATGACGAAAAAAGCTCTAAGCTCAATCACTTTTTGGGAGTGTATCAGGAAAGGCTTTCCAAAAACATCATTTCACGACAGGAATCTGTTGACATCATGAAAGCTACCAATCCAAAATTTGTTTTAAGGAATTATCTTCTTTATGAATGCATAGAAGAGATCGATCTGGGTAAGACAGATCTGCTGAAAAAATTAATAAACGCTTTAGAAAACCCTTATCAAAAGCTGTATCCTGAGCTATGTGTGAAAAGGCCTTCCGGGTATGATGGAGTTTCCGGATGTTCTATGCTATCTTGTAGTTCGTAA